The following proteins are encoded in a genomic region of Nicotiana sylvestris chromosome 4, ASM39365v2, whole genome shotgun sequence:
- the LOC104242651 gene encoding uncharacterized protein, whose amino-acid sequence MVNPFICGSFHHQDEDDMENLSPCSTPKRSKKNLSRTRSSNKNNPYSDRGLDKFSALLADLEDKKQRIYSQIGPDDISFVRFVFSNSNDVKPIVVKLKDKKQTTNDHDSKQTTEKIQSQATDETNEGKELQVDSKRRLKRSISWKFKLENLKKPLFYLPMTIILILVFLAIYGRSFAIMCTSIGWYIIPTIRGGNSSSSTKTKRPKKKKEYVRRFSEKTVVSERSTSPTSVMNGPSDKLPPTGKHCRRTSWSY is encoded by the coding sequence ATGGTTAATCCATTTATTTGTGGATCTTTTCATCATCAAGATGAAGATGATATGGAAAATTTAAGCCCTTGTTCAACACCAAAAAGATCAAAAAAGAATTTGTCAAGAACAAGGTCTAGTAACAAGAATAACCCTTATTCAGACCGAGGTCTTGACAAATTTTCTGCACTTTTAGCTGATCTTGAAGACAAGAAACAGAGGATTTATTCACAAATTGGCCCTGATGATATCTCTTTCGTTCGTTTCGTCTTTTCGAATTCCAATGATGTCAAGCCCATTGTTGTTAAGTTGAAGGACAAGAAGCAGACAACAAATGATCACGACAGCAAGCAAACCACTGAAAAAATTCAATCTCAGGCGACTGACGAAACAAATGAAGGGAAAGAATTGCAAGTTGATTCCAAGAGAAGGCTAAAAAGGAgcatttcttggaaatttaagttggaaaatttgaagaaacctttgttttatttgccaatgactATAATATTGATATTGGTTTTTTTGGCTATATATGGAAGGTCATTTGCAATAATGTGTACTTCAATTGGATGGTACATAATTCCTACAATTAGAGGAGGAAACTCAAGTTCAAGCACAAAGACAAAAAggccaaaaaagaagaaggaatatGTAAGAAGATTTAGTGAGAAAACTGTTGTAAGTGAAAGGTCAACCTCTCCAACAAGTGTTATGAATGGACCAAGTGACAAATTACCACCAACTGGTAAACATTGCCGTAGGACAAGCTGGTCATATTAA